Below is a genomic region from Aphis gossypii isolate Hap1 unplaced genomic scaffold, ASM2018417v2 Contig00749, whole genome shotgun sequence.
aatagttacatgAATCACACAATGAGAATGGGAGTATTGAGTACAGCGATTGATATATAAGAGAGTATGGGGAAGTCACTATTCATAGACCATCaagttatagtttattatttataattaattgaatattacatattatacaataataaagtaaacataCTCACATTCATTGTCTaggttaatttcaataatctcTTGATCAATATTTTGAGAATCTTCTATCCAAAACAAACCAttggtattacattttaagtaatatacatatatatcattaataaaaattgatttactagaaacataatattatacctaattgatGATCATGATCATAAATGATCTCTACTGCAGATTCAGAACTATCTGTATGGCCAGTTACAGCAACATCACTTATTTGCGCAATGGCATTCAGCTGGACTTCTGACATGGTTATATTACAGGGAGGCCCACCTCCTGTACCATTACCATGCCTTTTAATAGCTGAAGCTTTGCTTTTAGCTGTAGCCTTGGTATCTTGCCAtgcctaaaaataattattaaatcagaaATATTAAGTTGGgtcaatgattttttattttcagtaagtTAAGGTATTCCTGGTATCCCGTCAAAATAGCGAAAAAAGAAATCCGCAaactaaaaatctataaatgtaaaaattgtatgtgtgTACAACATAACATACAAAGGTGGGCATTAActagttaaaaagttattggtttttaacttttttacttaactagttagtttattttctaatcAACTTATGAACTTAACTAGTTTAATTTACAGTTGAAATAACTTAGCTTTTCACAgttgattaaaacaaaatccatcaagttaaaaatattttgatatttttcatttatacgtaaatattattatattagtataaaataaaaatatacaatactattataacacaaacttatgtatacattatatagctatagttgtgtataataaatacatgataataattaatattatgctgttctatatttatagacaatattatgaatttaaataacattcacTCTTTATGTGATTTAcatgcaaaaccagtttttgaccaaatcaatttttttatatggttgtaactcaaaaactaatatcactgtaaatacttgaatttttcaccaaatatttatactagtgttatctatatacagttaaattttcaaaatattttgttttttttatgttatttatagacccCGGAAATGTTCGATTttaatgagaattttttttttgaagtgtcaataaaaaattttgaatgaacaaaaaaacttgaaaaattaatacaatggttccttatgagttgttcttattggaatttaaaaaaaatcaaaaatcgttagtcacagttttttttaagcgTTTTTATAAGTCgtatatacttgaaaatgttatcagttatttacattggcattttctttatattatttaattttcaaaatatttctcttattttaaggctatttatagacattttaaatattcgtttttatttagttttttttttataaaaatcgataaatttttttggctgtgtcaaatacttaaaaattttatacaaagttctttAGAGCAttagtcttatagtgattcaaaaattaaaagaatacataagcaatttcttttttattaacatttgaagttcaTGAATATCAtgaaaaacatgaatatttgcaaattatgttgtaggtataattcataaaagtttttgtaaaagtagctaagatttgaaaatgtaatacaagattagttttaaataattaaaataataattaatgattttcgcTGTTTTGTACTCAATATTTTgcgtttgattttttattttcgctATTTTGGAAgtgaattaatagttaaaaacgaATTACCTTTTTCCATTTGCACCATGTTTTTTCAGCGTCCCATCTTGCACTCGCTTGTTTTTGAGTAAACGTACTCGAAAATTTACCGGCCATAAGTTGAGGGTCGAGAGCCAAAAGTTCAACCAAC
It encodes:
- the LOC114125703 gene encoding uncharacterized protein LOC114125703: MSAQIKCRPTKQQMKLLVELLALDPQLMAGKFSSTFTQKQASARWDAEKTWCKWKKAWQDTKATAKSKASAIKRHGNGTGGGPPCNITMSEVQLNAIAQISDVAVTGHTDSSESAVEIIYDHDHQLEDSQNIDQEIIEINLDNELMYEVLDSSPKPVNTAIIPPPLVSINQKQNLKKNSKSKQLDEHNSAANKLANIAEQKLELKKEYYAKKLKLMDEQTIAVNNLNNVLSSFLKNQ